The following are encoded in a window of Salinibacter ruber DSM 13855 genomic DNA:
- a CDS encoding 6-pyruvoyl trahydropterin synthase family protein yields MYELMVRRDFVAQHYLTVPDCGPENEWHSHHFDVEVALKGDELNEHGYLVDIVEVEGALEALVDRYEDATLNDLPEFEGLNPSIEHFSRIFCTALTEQLNTAQLETVTVKIWEDDTAWASYTA; encoded by the coding sequence ATGTACGAACTGATGGTTCGCCGCGACTTCGTGGCGCAGCACTATCTTACAGTCCCCGACTGTGGCCCTGAGAACGAGTGGCATTCGCACCACTTCGACGTCGAGGTCGCGTTGAAGGGAGACGAGCTCAACGAACACGGGTACCTCGTCGACATCGTGGAGGTGGAGGGGGCCCTTGAGGCCCTCGTGGACCGGTACGAAGACGCCACCCTGAACGACCTGCCCGAATTTGAGGGGCTGAATCCCAGTATCGAGCACTTCTCCCGAATCTTCTGCACGGCCCTGACGGAGCAGCTGAATACGGCACAGCTGGAGACCGTTACCGTCAAGATCTGGGAGGACGATACCGCCTGGGCCTCCTATACGGCGTAA
- a CDS encoding class I SAM-dependent methyltransferase has product MNAPDAYRLSRYLTAKKSIDGRALNHRVWSRFVEELGGVSSLRILEVGAGVGATVERIVTALDVRTGPSLRYTLVDRNPAVLDTASSELRTWAEQQGFEVTGRSPQVWSADGESVALEFVTADLYDFAAAHDGGRFDAIVGQALFDLLRIPDAIQALRPLLRDRGLWYLPIHFDGVTAFEPPHDSGLDGRVETLYHESMTTDHDDGRAGDQSGRRLLTHLRDAGSTLLEAGGSDWIVWPQDGDYPADEAYFLYHILHFIENELRGHPALDDDAFADWLSDRRRQIHEGRLTYIAHQLDVLARTD; this is encoded by the coding sequence GTGAATGCTCCGGACGCGTACCGCCTGTCCCGGTACCTAACGGCCAAAAAGTCTATTGACGGCCGCGCCCTCAATCATCGGGTGTGGTCCCGTTTCGTCGAAGAGCTCGGTGGCGTTTCGTCGCTCCGCATCTTAGAGGTTGGGGCCGGCGTTGGCGCGACTGTGGAGCGCATCGTCACTGCCCTGGACGTTCGAACGGGCCCGTCGCTCCGGTATACGCTCGTAGACCGGAATCCGGCGGTGCTCGATACCGCGTCGTCCGAACTACGGACGTGGGCGGAGCAACAGGGGTTCGAGGTGACCGGCCGATCCCCGCAGGTCTGGTCGGCGGACGGCGAGTCCGTTGCCCTCGAGTTCGTGACGGCAGACCTGTACGACTTCGCCGCGGCGCACGATGGGGGCCGATTCGACGCAATTGTCGGACAAGCGCTGTTTGATCTGCTGCGGATCCCCGACGCGATTCAGGCGCTCCGGCCGCTGCTCCGTGACCGGGGCCTGTGGTACCTGCCGATTCATTTCGACGGCGTGACGGCCTTCGAGCCGCCGCACGACTCGGGGTTGGATGGGCGCGTCGAAACGTTGTACCACGAGAGCATGACGACCGACCACGACGACGGTCGGGCCGGTGACCAATCGGGGCGACGTCTCTTGACGCATCTCCGAGACGCGGGGAGTACCCTTCTCGAGGCCGGCGGATCGGACTGGATCGTCTGGCCACAGGACGGGGACTACCCGGCGGACGAGGCGTACTTTCTCTACCACATTCTGCACTTCATTGAAAACGAGCTTCGCGGCCACCCGGCCCTCGACGATGACGCGTTTGCGGACTGGCTGTCGGATCGCCGCCGCCAGATTCACGAAGGCCGGCTTACCTACATCGCCCATCAATTGGACGTGCTGGCCCGAACGGACTGA
- a CDS encoding tyrosine-type recombinase/integrase: protein MHDTNAEQSLRNVSQRGDENRPYNAPSDGQCSIESDEVLVRRWLAEKSARTQEEYARDFEQFVEFVDLPLRYVTLGHLQEYREHLKDGYARSSQKRKLSAVKSLFTFGTKLRYFAHNVGAALSTPSVRNDRAERILSEADLWALLRDERDLRNHVLLRLFYASGGRISDVEDLRWRDLKDRPDLNGPDGRPGGQVTFFGKGGKTRAVTLYSKVWSLIIRLRENEESEGHGAADDPVFRSQKGGCLSRSQIWRVVKKAAVRAGVKLTEKTGSEGAVKRDEEGEPIMTSEVSPHWFRHAHASHALQKGADLELVRETLGHESIETTKTYLHAQPGKSSSYYVDEAPDFNG, encoded by the coding sequence ATGCATGACACGAATGCGGAGCAGTCGCTCCGGAATGTCTCCCAACGCGGCGACGAGAATCGGCCGTACAACGCCCCCTCCGACGGCCAATGCTCAATCGAGTCCGACGAGGTGCTCGTGCGGCGCTGGCTCGCCGAGAAGAGCGCGCGGACGCAGGAGGAGTACGCCCGCGACTTCGAACAATTCGTTGAGTTCGTGGACCTTCCGCTCCGGTACGTCACGCTCGGCCACCTACAGGAATACCGCGAGCACCTGAAAGACGGGTACGCGCGGTCTTCGCAAAAGCGAAAACTGTCGGCCGTAAAGAGCCTGTTCACGTTCGGGACGAAGCTCCGATACTTCGCCCACAACGTCGGCGCGGCCCTCTCCACCCCATCCGTCCGCAACGATCGCGCCGAGCGGATTTTGTCGGAGGCGGACCTGTGGGCCCTCCTGCGCGACGAGCGCGACCTGCGCAACCACGTGCTGCTCCGCCTGTTCTACGCCTCCGGCGGGCGGATCTCGGACGTCGAAGATCTTCGCTGGCGCGACCTGAAGGACCGCCCGGACCTGAACGGCCCGGACGGGCGGCCCGGCGGCCAGGTCACCTTCTTCGGAAAGGGCGGCAAGACCCGCGCCGTTACCCTGTACAGCAAGGTGTGGAGCCTGATTATCCGCCTGCGGGAGAACGAAGAGTCCGAAGGCCACGGAGCCGCCGACGATCCCGTCTTTCGATCCCAGAAAGGCGGATGCCTCTCGCGATCCCAGATCTGGCGCGTTGTGAAGAAGGCGGCCGTGCGGGCCGGGGTCAAGCTCACCGAGAAGACCGGCTCGGAGGGCGCAGTGAAACGCGACGAAGAGGGCGAACCAATTATGACATCCGAGGTATCGCCGCATTGGTTTCGGCACGCCCACGCGTCTCATGCCCTGCAGAAGGGGGCCGACCTGGAACTCGTCCGCGAAACCCTGGGCCACGAGAGCATCGAAACGACAAAGACCTACCTCCACGCCCAACCCGGAAAGTCCTCTTCCTACTACGTGGACGAGGCGCCGGACTTCAACGGATAG